Proteins from a genomic interval of Streptomyces sp. NBC_00820:
- a CDS encoding cell division protein SepF: MAGAMRKMAVYLGLVEDDGYDGRGFDPDDDFEPELDPEPERDHRRHEPSHQSHSAHQPQRDESVRVVQPPAPRDPISHSASLGGESGRPARIAPVASITQERQPLEKNAPVIMPKVVSEREPYRITTLHPRTYNEARTIGEHFREGTPVIMNLTEMDDTDAKRLVDFAAGLVFGLHGSIERVTQKVFLLSPANVDVTAEDKARIAEGGFFNQS, from the coding sequence ATGGCCGGCGCGATGCGCAAGATGGCGGTCTACCTCGGCCTCGTGGAGGACGATGGGTACGACGGCCGGGGATTCGACCCCGACGACGACTTCGAGCCCGAACTGGACCCGGAGCCCGAGCGGGACCACCGGCGGCACGAGCCGTCACACCAGTCGCACAGTGCACATCAGCCCCAAAGGGACGAATCGGTGCGAGTGGTGCAGCCTCCGGCGCCTCGTGACCCGATCTCCCATTCCGCCTCGTTGGGTGGGGAATCGGGGCGCCCGGCGCGGATCGCACCCGTGGCGTCCATCACACAAGAACGTCAGCCCCTGGAGAAGAACGCGCCGGTGATCATGCCCAAGGTCGTGTCCGAACGAGAGCCTTACCGGATCACCACGCTCCACCCGCGGACCTACAACGAGGCCCGTACCATCGGGGAACACTTCCGCGAGGGCACTCCGGTGATCATGAATCTGACGGAGATGGATGACACCGACGCCAAGCGACTTGTCGACTTTGCGGCCGGTTTGGTCTTCGGTCTCCACGGCAGCATCGAGCGGGTGACGCAGAAGGTGTTCCTGTTGTCTCCTGCTAACGTCGATGTCACGGCGGAGGACAAGGCCCGCATCGCAGAGGGCGGGTTCTTCAACCAGAGCTGA
- a CDS encoding cell division protein FtsQ/DivIB: MAGATTAERGARQQESSGPPLVRRWRTPRFRRIVILAVALVLLGAGVTWVLYGSGWLRVRRVPVSGTRVLTPAEVRTAAAVPVGAPLVSVDTDAIEARIRRRLHRVDTVDVVRSWPRAISLNITERTPVLLVREARGFVEVDDDGVRFATVHRAPKGVPTLEMTASRSGSGAASFRRFGTGRLVREAVRVAGDLPAAVAKGTRTVKVRSYDAISLELGDGRTVDWGSGENGRAKARALTALMKASPDARHFDVSMPTAPASAGS, from the coding sequence GTGGCCGGAGCGACGACCGCCGAGCGCGGTGCACGTCAGCAGGAGTCGTCCGGCCCGCCGCTCGTCCGGCGATGGAGAACACCGCGCTTTCGTAGGATCGTCATCCTGGCCGTGGCCCTGGTACTCCTCGGGGCGGGTGTCACCTGGGTGTTGTACGGCTCCGGGTGGCTGCGGGTGCGGCGCGTCCCGGTCTCGGGCACGCGCGTGCTGACCCCGGCCGAGGTGCGCACGGCCGCGGCCGTGCCGGTCGGAGCACCGCTGGTCTCCGTCGACACGGACGCCATCGAAGCCCGAATCCGCCGCAGGCTGCACCGGGTTGACACGGTCGACGTCGTCCGGTCCTGGCCGCGCGCCATCAGTCTGAACATCACCGAGCGCACCCCCGTGCTCCTCGTCCGCGAGGCCCGGGGCTTTGTCGAAGTCGACGACGACGGCGTCCGTTTCGCCACCGTCCACCGGGCGCCCAAGGGCGTTCCCACGCTGGAGATGACCGCGTCCCGCTCCGGTTCGGGCGCCGCCAGCTTCCGGCGCTTCGGCACCGGCCGGCTGGTGCGCGAGGCGGTGCGGGTGGCCGGGGACCTGCCGGCCGCAGTGGCGAAGGGCACACGGACCGTCAAAGTCCGCTCCTACGACGCCATCTCACTGGAGCTCGGCGACGGCCGCACGGTCGACTGGGGGAGCGGCGAGAACGGCCGTGCCAAGGCACGGGCCCTCACAGCTCTCATGAAAGCATCTCCCGACGCGCGGCACTTCGATGTCAGCATGCCCACCGCCCCTGCGTCAGCCGGGAGTTGA
- the ftsZ gene encoding cell division protein FtsZ: MAAPQNYLAVIKVIGVGGGGVNAINRMIEVGLKGVEFIAINTDAQALLMSDADVKLDVGRELTRGLGAGANPAVGRKAAEDHREEIEEVLKGADMVFVTAGEGGGTGTGGAPVVANIARSLGALTIGVVTRPFTFEGRRRANQAEDGIAELREEVDTLIVIPNDRLLSISDRQVSVLDAFKSADQVLLSGVQGITDLITTPGLINLDFADVKSVMSEAGSALMGIGSARGDDRAVAAAEMAISSPLLEASIDGARGVLLSISGGSDLGLFEINEAAQLVSEAAHPEANIIFGAVIDDALGDEVRVTVIAAGFDGGQPPARRDNVLGSASGSSSSAPSRREEPAPARHQQESRPSFGSLGSVTPKEEPAPAPEPVAEIPVAPPVPQSRSYSDSGIEELDVPDFLK; encoded by the coding sequence GTGGCAGCACCGCAGAACTACCTCGCAGTCATCAAGGTCATCGGTGTCGGCGGCGGTGGTGTCAATGCCATCAACCGGATGATCGAAGTCGGACTCAAGGGCGTCGAGTTCATCGCCATCAACACCGACGCTCAGGCGTTGTTGATGAGCGACGCCGACGTCAAGCTCGACGTCGGCCGCGAACTCACCCGCGGACTCGGCGCCGGCGCCAACCCGGCCGTCGGCCGGAAGGCCGCAGAGGACCACCGCGAGGAGATCGAGGAGGTCCTCAAGGGGGCCGACATGGTCTTCGTGACGGCAGGCGAGGGCGGTGGCACCGGCACCGGCGGCGCCCCCGTCGTGGCCAACATCGCGCGCTCGCTGGGCGCCCTGACCATCGGCGTGGTCACGCGCCCGTTCACCTTCGAGGGACGGCGCCGCGCGAACCAGGCCGAGGACGGCATCGCCGAGCTGCGCGAAGAGGTCGACACCCTCATCGTCATCCCCAACGACCGGCTGCTGTCCATCTCGGACCGCCAGGTCTCGGTCCTGGACGCCTTCAAGTCCGCCGACCAGGTCCTGCTCTCCGGTGTCCAGGGCATCACCGACCTCATCACCACCCCCGGTCTGATCAACCTCGACTTCGCCGACGTCAAGTCGGTCATGTCCGAGGCCGGTTCGGCCCTGATGGGCATCGGCTCGGCCCGCGGCGACGACCGCGCGGTGGCCGCCGCCGAGATGGCGATCTCCTCGCCGCTGCTGGAGGCGTCCATCGACGGCGCCCGGGGCGTCCTGCTCTCCATCTCCGGCGGCTCCGACCTCGGCCTGTTCGAGATCAACGAGGCCGCCCAGCTGGTCAGCGAGGCCGCCCACCCCGAGGCCAACATCATCTTCGGCGCGGTCATCGACGACGCCCTCGGCGACGAGGTGCGGGTCACCGTGATCGCGGCCGGCTTCGACGGCGGCCAGCCGCCGGCCCGCCGGGACAACGTCCTCGGCTCCGCCTCCGGATCGTCGTCCTCCGCGCCCTCCCGGCGCGAGGAGCCCGCTCCGGCACGGCACCAGCAGGAGAGCCGCCCGTCCTTCGGTTCGCTCGGCAGCGTGACCCCGAAGGAGGAGCCGGCGCCGGCTCCCGAGCCGGTGGCCGAGATCCCGGTCGCCCCGCCGGTCCCGCAGTCCCGCTCCTACTCGGACAGCGGGATCGAGGAGCTGGACGTGCCGGACTTCCTGAAGTGA
- the pgeF gene encoding peptidoglycan editing factor PgeF, with amino-acid sequence MIGQRESVSGAHFAFTDRWGGVSAAPYEQLNLGGAVGDDPVAVRANRDIAAKSLGLDPERVVWMNQVHGADVAVVDEPWGTGVPPLERSGEGGRPVPEVDAIVTTRRGLALAVLTADCVPVLLADPVAGVVAAAHAGRPGMVKGVVPAAVRAMTELGAEPDRIVARTGPAVCGRCYEVPERMRAEVAAVEPGAHAVTSWGTPAVDVSAGVHAQLERLGVCDRAQSPVCTLESGDHFSYRRDRATGRLAGYVWLD; translated from the coding sequence GTGATAGGACAGCGCGAGAGCGTGAGCGGCGCGCACTTCGCCTTCACCGACAGGTGGGGCGGGGTGAGCGCCGCTCCGTATGAGCAGCTCAACCTCGGCGGCGCGGTCGGCGACGACCCCGTCGCCGTGCGCGCCAACCGCGACATCGCGGCCAAGTCCCTGGGCCTGGACCCGGAGCGGGTCGTGTGGATGAACCAGGTGCACGGCGCCGACGTCGCCGTGGTGGACGAGCCCTGGGGCACGGGGGTCCCCCCGCTCGAACGAAGCGGGGAGGGTGGCAGGCCGGTGCCGGAGGTCGACGCGATCGTCACCACCCGCCGCGGACTTGCCCTCGCCGTCCTGACCGCCGACTGCGTACCGGTGCTCCTCGCGGACCCGGTCGCGGGCGTCGTCGCGGCGGCGCACGCCGGGCGGCCCGGGATGGTCAAGGGCGTCGTTCCCGCAGCCGTACGGGCCATGACCGAACTCGGCGCCGAACCGGACCGCATCGTCGCCCGGACCGGACCGGCCGTGTGCGGCCGTTGTTACGAGGTCCCGGAGCGGATGCGCGCCGAGGTGGCGGCAGTCGAGCCGGGCGCGCACGCCGTGACGAGCTGGGGCACACCGGCGGTCGACGTGAGCGCCGGAGTGCACGCGCAGCTCGAACGGCTCGGGGTGTGCGACCGGGCGCAGTCCCCGGTGTGCACGCTGGAGTCGGGCGACCATTTCTCGTACCGCCGCGACCGCGCCACGGGGCGGCTCGCCGGCTATGTGTGGCTGGACTGA
- a CDS encoding DivIVA domain-containing protein — MPLTPEDVRNKQFTTVRLREGYDEDEVDAFLDEVEAELTRLLRENEDLRAKLAAATRAAAQNQQNMRKPPEQQDQQQQQQGMRGPGAPVPAGISGPPQQQMGGPMGGPPQLPSGAPQLPAGPGGQGGPQGPGPMGQGQMGQGQMGQGQMGQGQMGQGPMGPGPMGQGQMGQGPMGQGQMGQGPGPMGQGPMGGQPPMPQQMGGPMGGPMGGPMGGPMGGPGQGPGGDSAARVLSLAQQTADQAIAEARSEANKIVGEARSRAEGLERDARAKADALERDAQEKHRVAMGSLESARATLERKVEDLRGFEREYRTRLKSYLESQLRQLETQADDSLAPPRTPAAASLPPSPAPSMAPAGAGAPSYGGNQGMGGPPAPAAPSYGGQQQMTPAMTQPMAPVRPQGPSPMGQAPSPMRGFLIDEDDN, encoded by the coding sequence ATGCCGTTGACCCCCGAGGACGTGCGGAACAAGCAGTTCACGACCGTCCGCCTCCGAGAAGGCTATGACGAGGACGAGGTCGATGCCTTCCTCGACGAGGTCGAAGCCGAACTGACGCGACTGCTCCGCGAGAACGAGGACCTGCGCGCCAAGCTGGCCGCGGCCACGCGCGCTGCTGCCCAGAACCAGCAGAACATGCGCAAGCCCCCGGAGCAGCAGGACCAACAGCAGCAGCAGCAGGGCATGCGAGGTCCGGGCGCCCCGGTGCCCGCCGGCATATCGGGCCCGCCGCAGCAGCAGATGGGCGGCCCCATGGGCGGCCCGCCGCAGCTGCCGAGCGGCGCCCCGCAGCTGCCCGCCGGTCCCGGCGGCCAGGGTGGCCCGCAGGGTCCCGGTCCGATGGGTCAGGGGCAGATGGGTCAGGGGCAGATGGGCCAGGGCCAGATGGGCCAGGGCCAGATGGGCCAGGGCCCCATGGGTCCCGGTCCGATGGGTCAGGGTCAGATGGGTCAGGGCCCCATGGGTCAGGGCCAGATGGGCCAGGGTCCCGGTCCGATGGGCCAGGGTCCGATGGGCGGTCAGCCCCCCATGCCGCAGCAGATGGGTGGCCCGATGGGCGGCCCCATGGGCGGTCCGATGGGCGGCCCCATGGGTGGTCCCGGTCAGGGTCCCGGTGGCGACAGCGCCGCCCGCGTCCTCTCGCTGGCCCAGCAGACCGCCGACCAGGCGATCGCCGAGGCCCGCTCCGAGGCCAACAAGATCGTCGGCGAGGCCCGCAGCCGCGCCGAGGGTCTGGAGCGCGACGCCCGTGCCAAGGCCGACGCCCTGGAGCGGGACGCGCAGGAGAAGCACCGCGTCGCCATGGGCTCCCTGGAGTCCGCCCGCGCCACGCTGGAGCGCAAGGTCGAGGACCTGCGCGGCTTCGAGCGCGAGTACCGCACGCGTCTGAAGTCGTACCTCGAGTCCCAGCTGCGTCAGCTGGAGACCCAGGCCGACGACTCGCTCGCTCCGCCGCGCACCCCGGCCGCCGCGTCCCTGCCGCCGTCCCCGGCGCCCTCCATGGCTCCGGCCGGCGCGGGTGCCCCGTCCTACGGTGGCAACCAGGGCATGGGCGGCCCGCCGGCCCCGGCCGCCCCGTCCTACGGCGGTCAGCAGCAGATGACCCCGGCCATGACCCAGCCCATGGCCCCGGTCCGTCCGCAGGGTCCGTCGCCGATGGGCCAGGCTCCCTCGCCGATGCGCGGGTTCCTGATCGACGAGGACGACAACTGA
- a CDS encoding YggS family pyridoxal phosphate-dependent enzyme: MTDRKTELAANLARVEERIAAACAAAGRDRGEVTLIVVTKTYPASDVRILSELGVSDVAENRDQDAAPKAAACADLSLSWHFVGQLQTNKVRSVVGYTDVVQSIDRARLVSALSKEAVRAEREVGCLVQVALDAGASGRGERGGVAPAGIEELADLVAGSPGLRLDGLMTVAPLTGEYAGHERAAFERLMDLSTDLRRTHPAATMVSAGMSADLEQAVAAGATHVRVGTAVLGVRPRLG, from the coding sequence ATGACGGACCGTAAGACCGAACTCGCCGCGAACCTGGCGAGAGTCGAGGAGCGCATCGCCGCCGCCTGCGCGGCGGCGGGGCGCGACCGGGGAGAGGTGACCCTGATCGTGGTCACCAAGACCTATCCGGCGAGTGATGTGCGGATCCTGTCGGAACTCGGTGTGAGCGATGTCGCCGAGAACCGGGACCAGGACGCGGCGCCCAAGGCCGCGGCGTGTGCGGATCTCTCTCTGAGCTGGCACTTCGTGGGGCAACTGCAGACCAACAAGGTCCGCTCCGTGGTCGGTTACACCGATGTCGTACAGTCCATCGACCGCGCGCGGCTCGTCTCGGCGCTGTCGAAGGAGGCGGTGCGGGCGGAGCGCGAGGTGGGGTGCCTCGTCCAGGTCGCGCTCGACGCGGGCGCGAGCGGACGTGGCGAGCGGGGTGGGGTGGCGCCCGCCGGAATCGAAGAGTTGGCCGACCTCGTCGCCGGCTCGCCCGGACTGCGGCTCGACGGGCTGATGACCGTGGCCCCGTTGACCGGAGAGTACGCGGGACATGAACGGGCGGCGTTCGAACGGCTCATGGATTTGTCGACTGACCTGCGCCGGACCCATCCGGCTGCAACCATGGTGTCGGCAGGGATGAGTGCGGACCTCGAGCAGGCCGTGGCGGCCGGAGCGACACATGTGCGCGTCGGCACTGCGGTACTCGGAGTCCGCCCCAGGCTCGGGTAA
- the murG gene encoding undecaprenyldiphospho-muramoylpentapeptide beta-N-acetylglucosaminyltransferase, which produces MHVVLAGGGTAGHIEPALALADALRRQDPTMGITALGTERGLETRLVPERGYELALIPAVPLPRKPTPELITVPGRLRGTIKATEQILERTKADAVVGFGGYVALPAYLAAKRLGVPIVIHEANARPGLANKIGSRYAARVAVSTPDSKLRDARYIGIPLRRSIATLDRAAVRPEARARFGLDPNLPTLLVSGGSQGARRLNEVVQQVAPWLQQAGIQILHAVGPKNELPQVHQMPGMPPYIPVSYLDRMDLAYAAADMMLCRAGAMTVAELSAVGLPAAYVPLPIGNGEQRLNAQPVVKAGGGLLVDDAELTPEWLQQNVLPVLADPHRLYEMSRAAGEFGRRDADDLLVGMVYEAIASNR; this is translated from the coding sequence GTGCATGTCGTACTCGCCGGCGGGGGAACCGCAGGCCACATCGAGCCCGCGCTCGCCCTCGCGGACGCCCTGCGCAGGCAGGACCCGACCATGGGGATCACAGCCCTGGGCACGGAACGGGGGCTGGAGACCAGGCTCGTCCCGGAACGTGGCTACGAGCTGGCGCTCATCCCCGCGGTGCCGCTGCCCCGCAAGCCCACCCCCGAGCTGATCACCGTCCCGGGCCGGCTGCGCGGCACGATCAAGGCCACCGAGCAGATCCTGGAGCGCACCAAGGCGGACGCCGTGGTCGGCTTCGGCGGGTACGTCGCCCTGCCCGCCTACCTGGCCGCCAAGCGCCTCGGTGTGCCCATCGTGATCCACGAGGCCAACGCCCGTCCCGGCCTGGCCAACAAGATCGGCTCGCGCTACGCAGCCCGGGTCGCCGTCTCCACCCCGGACAGCAAGCTGCGTGACGCCCGCTACATCGGCATCCCGCTGCGCCGCTCCATCGCCACCCTGGACCGCGCCGCGGTCCGTCCCGAGGCCCGCGCGCGCTTCGGTCTCGACCCCAACCTGCCCACGCTGCTCGTCTCCGGCGGCTCCCAGGGCGCCCGCCGCCTCAACGAGGTGGTCCAGCAGGTCGCCCCGTGGCTCCAGCAGGCCGGAATCCAGATCCTGCACGCGGTCGGCCCGAAGAACGAACTGCCGCAGGTGCACCAGATGCCGGGGATGCCCCCGTACATCCCGGTAAGTTACCTGGACCGGATGGACCTCGCGTACGCCGCGGCCGACATGATGCTCTGCCGCGCGGGCGCGATGACCGTGGCCGAGCTCTCCGCCGTCGGACTCCCGGCCGCCTACGTCCCGCTGCCCATCGGCAACGGCGAACAGCGGCTGAACGCCCAGCCGGTGGTCAAGGCCGGCGGCGGACTCCTCGTCGACGACGCGGAACTGACGCCCGAGTGGCTGCAGCAGAACGTGCTGCCCGTGCTCGCCGACCCGCACCGGCTGTACGAGATGTCCCGCGCCGCGGGCGAGTTCGGCCGCCGGGACGCCGACGACCTGCTCGTCGGCATGGTGTACGAGGCGATCGCCTCGAACCGTTAA
- the ileS gene encoding isoleucine--tRNA ligase — protein MTEPTYRQVPAQVDLPALEHAVLDFWRDQKIFAKTLEQSEGRPEWVFYEGPPTANGMPGAHHIEARVFKDVFPRFRTMRGYHVGRKAGWDCHGLPVELAVEKELGFSGKQDIEEYGIAAFNAKCRESVTRHTDAFAELTTRMGYWTDLDDPYRTMDPEYIESVWWSLKEIFDKGLLVQDHRVAPWCPRCGTGLSDHELAQGYETVVDPSVYVRFPLTSGPLAGEASLLVWTTTPWTLVSNTAVAAHPDVTYVVATDGEEKIVVAEPLVGKALGEGWETTGQSFTGAEMERWTYQRPFELVEFPEPAHYVVNADYVTTEDGTGLVHQSPAFGADDLLVCRAYGLPVVNPVRPDGTFEEDVPLVGGVFFKKADEKLTEDLKQRGLLFRHLPYEHSYPHCWRCHTALLYYAQPSWYIRTTAVKDRMLAENEKTNWFPETVKHGRFGDWLSNNIDWALSRNRYWGTPLPIWRCAEDHLTVVGSRAELSELTGTDQSELDPHRPFIDDVTFPCPQCGETATRVPEVIDAWYDSGSMPFAQWGYPHKNKELFESRYPAQFISEAIDQTRGWFYTLMAVGTLVFDKSSYENVVCLGHILAEDGRKMSKHLGNTLEPIPLMDQHGADAVRWFMAAGGSPWAARRVGHGTIQEVVRKTLLTFWNTVAFQALYARTANWAPSAADPAPAERPVLDRWLLSELHALTDQVTEALEAYDTQRAGKLLSAFVDDLSNWYVRRSRRRFWQGDKAALRTLHEVVETVTKLMAPITPFIAERVWQDLVVPVTPGAPESVHLASWPEADLSAIDPELSKQMVLVRRLVELGRATRAESGVKTRQPLSRALVAASGFAALDPELHAQITEELNVEALASLSEVGGSLVDTTAKANFRALGKRFGKRVQDVAKAVAAADAAALSLALREGTASVEVDGETVTLAPDEVIITETPREGWSVASDSGATVALDLEITEELRQAGLARDAIRLIQEARKNSGLDVADRIALRWTSTDPAVVAALSEHAGLIAEEVLATDFGQGEADGTYGGAFTDEGLSLTFRLRKA, from the coding sequence ATGACAGAGCCGACGTACCGCCAGGTGCCCGCCCAGGTCGACCTGCCCGCGCTGGAGCACGCGGTGCTCGACTTCTGGCGCGACCAGAAGATCTTCGCCAAGACCCTGGAGCAGTCCGAGGGCCGCCCCGAGTGGGTGTTCTACGAGGGCCCGCCCACCGCCAACGGCATGCCCGGCGCCCACCACATCGAGGCGCGCGTCTTCAAGGACGTCTTCCCGCGCTTCCGCACCATGCGCGGCTACCACGTGGGCCGCAAGGCCGGCTGGGACTGTCACGGCCTGCCCGTGGAGCTGGCGGTCGAGAAGGAGCTGGGCTTCTCCGGCAAGCAGGACATCGAGGAGTACGGCATCGCGGCGTTCAACGCCAAGTGCCGCGAGTCGGTGACCCGGCACACGGACGCCTTCGCCGAGCTCACGACCCGCATGGGCTACTGGACCGACCTCGACGACCCGTACCGCACGATGGACCCCGAGTACATCGAGTCGGTCTGGTGGTCGCTGAAGGAGATCTTCGACAAGGGCCTGCTGGTCCAGGACCACCGCGTCGCCCCCTGGTGCCCGCGCTGCGGCACCGGCCTGTCGGACCACGAGCTGGCGCAGGGCTACGAGACGGTCGTCGACCCCTCGGTCTACGTCCGCTTCCCGCTCACCTCGGGCCCGCTGGCCGGCGAGGCCTCGCTCCTGGTGTGGACGACGACCCCGTGGACCCTGGTGTCCAACACGGCGGTCGCCGCGCACCCGGACGTCACCTACGTCGTCGCGACCGACGGCGAGGAGAAGATCGTCGTCGCCGAGCCGCTGGTCGGCAAGGCGCTCGGCGAGGGCTGGGAGACCACCGGCCAGAGCTTCACCGGCGCCGAGATGGAGCGCTGGACGTACCAGCGCCCGTTCGAGCTGGTCGAGTTCCCCGAGCCGGCCCACTACGTGGTGAACGCCGACTACGTCACCACCGAGGACGGTACGGGTCTGGTCCACCAGTCCCCCGCCTTCGGTGCGGACGACCTCCTGGTCTGCCGCGCCTACGGCCTGCCCGTGGTCAACCCGGTCCGCCCCGACGGCACCTTCGAGGAGGACGTCCCGCTGGTCGGCGGCGTCTTCTTCAAGAAGGCCGACGAAAAGCTCACCGAGGACCTCAAGCAGCGCGGCCTGCTCTTCCGGCACCTGCCGTACGAGCACAGCTACCCGCACTGCTGGCGCTGCCACACCGCGCTGCTCTACTACGCGCAGCCGTCCTGGTACATCCGCACCACGGCCGTCAAGGACCGGATGCTCGCGGAGAACGAGAAGACCAACTGGTTCCCGGAGACGGTCAAGCACGGCCGCTTCGGCGACTGGCTGAGCAACAACATCGACTGGGCGCTGTCCCGCAACCGCTACTGGGGCACCCCGCTGCCCATCTGGCGCTGCGCCGAGGACCACCTCACCGTCGTCGGCTCCCGCGCGGAGCTGTCCGAGCTGACCGGCACCGACCAGTCCGAGCTGGACCCGCACCGCCCGTTCATCGACGACGTGACGTTCCCCTGCCCGCAGTGCGGCGAGACCGCCACGCGCGTGCCGGAGGTCATCGACGCCTGGTACGACTCGGGTTCGATGCCGTTCGCGCAGTGGGGCTACCCGCACAAGAACAAGGAGCTGTTCGAGAGCCGCTACCCGGCGCAGTTCATCTCCGAGGCGATCGACCAGACCCGCGGCTGGTTCTACACGCTGATGGCCGTCGGCACGCTCGTCTTCGACAAGTCGTCGTACGAGAACGTCGTCTGCCTGGGCCACATCCTCGCCGAGGACGGCCGCAAGATGTCCAAGCACCTGGGCAACACCCTGGAGCCGATCCCGCTCATGGACCAGCACGGCGCGGACGCGGTGCGCTGGTTCATGGCGGCCGGCGGTTCCCCGTGGGCGGCCCGCCGGGTCGGTCACGGCACCATCCAGGAGGTCGTGCGCAAGACGCTGCTGACGTTCTGGAACACGGTGGCGTTCCAGGCGCTGTACGCCCGTACGGCGAACTGGGCGCCCAGCGCGGCGGACCCGGCCCCGGCCGAGCGCCCGGTGCTCGACCGCTGGCTGCTGTCCGAACTCCACGCGCTCACCGACCAGGTGACCGAGGCCCTGGAGGCGTACGACACCCAGCGCGCCGGCAAGCTGCTGTCCGCGTTCGTCGACGACCTGTCGAACTGGTACGTGCGCCGTTCGCGCCGCCGGTTCTGGCAGGGCGACAAGGCCGCGCTGCGCACGCTGCACGAGGTCGTGGAGACGGTCACCAAGCTGATGGCCCCGATCACCCCGTTCATCGCCGAGCGGGTCTGGCAGGACCTGGTGGTCCCGGTGACCCCGGGCGCCCCGGAGTCCGTGCACCTGGCCTCCTGGCCGGAGGCGGACCTGTCGGCGATCGACCCGGAGCTGTCGAAGCAGATGGTCCTGGTCCGCCGGCTGGTGGAGCTGGGCCGCGCCACGCGCGCGGAGTCGGGCGTCAAGACGCGTCAGCCGCTGTCCCGCGCGCTCGTCGCCGCGAGCGGCTTCGCCGCGCTGGACCCGGAGCTGCACGCGCAGATCACGGAGGAGCTGAACGTCGAGGCGCTGGCGTCGCTGTCCGAGGTCGGCGGCTCGCTGGTGGACACGACGGCCAAGGCCAACTTCCGTGCCCTGGGCAAGCGGTTCGGCAAGCGGGTGCAGGACGTGGCGAAGGCAGTCGCCGCCGCGGACGCGGCCGCGCTCTCCCTGGCGCTGCGCGAGGGCACGGCGTCGGTCGAGGTCGACGGGGAGACGGTCACCCTCGCCCCGGACGAGGTGATCATCACGGAGACCCCGCGCGAGGGCTGGTCGGTGGCCTCCGACTCCGGTGCCACGGTGGCACTGGACCTGGAGATCACCGAGGAGCTGCGGCAGGCGGGCCTCGCCCGTGACGCGATCCGGCTGATCCAGGAGGCCCGCAAGAACAGCGGCCTGGACGTCGCCGACCGCATCGCGCTGCGCTGGACCTCCACGGACCCGGCGGTCGTCGCGGCCCTGTCCGAGCACGCCGGCCTGATCGCCGAGGAGGTCCTCGCGACCGACTTCGGCCAGGGTGAGGCGGACGGTACCTACGGCGGCGCCTTCACCGACGAGGGTCTGTCGCTGACGTTCCGGCTGCGCAAGGCGTAG
- a CDS encoding YggT family protein, whose protein sequence is MSVFAQVIYIALMVFLIVLIFRLVMDYVFQFARSWQPGKAMVVVLEATYTVTDPPLKLLRRFIPPLRLGGVALDLSFFVLMIIVYILITIAQGFAR, encoded by the coding sequence ATGAGCGTGTTCGCGCAGGTGATCTACATCGCGCTGATGGTGTTCCTCATCGTGCTCATCTTTCGGTTGGTCATGGACTACGTCTTCCAGTTCGCCCGCTCGTGGCAACCCGGCAAGGCGATGGTGGTCGTACTGGAGGCCACCTACACTGTCACCGATCCACCGTTGAAGCTTCTGCGGCGGTTCATCCCGCCGTTGCGTCTCGGGGGCGTGGCACTAGACCTGTCCTTCTTCGTACTGATGATCATCGTCTACATTCTCATCACCATTGCGCAGGGATTTGCGAGATGA